From Microtus pennsylvanicus isolate mMicPen1 chromosome 10, mMicPen1.hap1, whole genome shotgun sequence, one genomic window encodes:
- the Stx6 gene encoding syntaxin-6 isoform X2, which produces MSMEDPFFVVKGEVQKAVNTAQGLFQRWTELLQGPSAATREEIDWTTNELRNNLRSIEWDLEDLDETISIVEANPRKFNLDATELSIRKAFITSTRQIVRDMKDQMSSSSVQALTERKNRQALLGDSSSQNWSTGVTDRYGRLDRELQLANSHFIEEQQAQQQLIVEQQDEQLELVSGSIGVLKNMSQRIGGELEEQAVMLDDFSHELESTQSRLDNVMKKLAKVSHMTSGSERRELLCRDHNFCRDQTLEKGLVPNTC; this is translated from the exons AGAGGTACAGAAAGCAGTCAACACTGCCCAAGGACTGTTTCAGAGATGGACGGAGCTCCTTCAGGGCCCCTCTGCAGCAACAAGGGAAGAAATCGACTGGACCACCAACGAGCTGAGGAACAACCTCCGCAGCATAGAGTGGGATCTGGAGGACCTCGATGAGACTATCA GTATAGTTGAAGCAAATCCTAGGAAATTCAACCTGGATGCAACTGAGTTGAGCATAAGAAAAGCCTTCATCACAAGTACTCGTCAGATTGTCAGG GACATGAAGGATCAGATGTCATCTTCATCCGTGCAGGCATTGActgaaaggaaaaacagacaG GCGCTACTTGGAGACAGCAGCAGCCAGAACTGGAGCACAGGAGTGACGGATCGATACGGGCGCCTTGATCGAGAGCTGCAGCTAGCCAACTCCCATTTCATTGAGGAGCAGCAGGCACAGCAGCAG TTGATTGTGGAACAGCAGGATGAGCAGTTGGAGCTGGTCTCTGGCAGCATCGGGGTGCTGAAGAACATGTCCCAGCGCATTGGAGGGGAGCTGGAGGAACAGGCAGT caTGCTGGACGACTTCTCTCATGAGTTGGAGAGCACTCAGTCTCGACTGGACAATGTGATGAAGAAACTTGCAAAGGTGTCTCACATGACCAGTG GATCGGAAAGGAGAGAGCTACTGTGCAGAGACCATAACTTCTGCCGTGATCAGACTCTGGAGAAGGGTCTTGTGCCCAACACTTGTTGA
- the LOC142858261 gene encoding large ribosomal subunit protein eL42-like — protein MRFVQWRHLSRMKGLSFPSGRRSTAKMVNIPKTRRTFCKKCGKHQPHKVTQYKKGKDSLYAQGEQRYDWKQSGYGGQTKPIFRNKAKTTKKIMLRLECVEPNCRSKRMLAIKRCKHFELGGDKKRKGQVIRF, from the coding sequence ATGCGGTTCGTGCAGTGGAGGCATCTGTCTCGGATGAAAGGTCTCTCGTTTCCATCGGGTAGACGCTCTACTGCAAAGATGGTCAACATACCCAAAACCCGAAGGACTTTCTGTAAGAAATGTGGCAAGCATCAGCCTCACAAAGTGACCCAGTATAAGAAGGGCAAGGATTCCCTGTACGCCCAAGGAGAGCAGCGCTACGATTGGAAGCAGAGTGGTTACGGTGGGCAGACAAAGCCAATTTTCCGAAATAAagccaaaaccacaaagaagatCATGCTCAGGCTTGAGTGTGTGGAGCCCAACTGCAGGTCCAAGAGGATGCTGGCCATTAAGAGATGCAAGCATTTTGAATTGGGAGGAGAcaagaagagaaagggccaagTGATCCGGTTCTAA